The following coding sequences lie in one Apium graveolens cultivar Ventura chromosome 1, ASM990537v1, whole genome shotgun sequence genomic window:
- the LOC141664551 gene encoding putative serine/threonine-protein kinase PBL3 — MGICYGKSAKCAHASSNHFKETTSSLTDKQQQSSSPNKKSASLSLNKTVVAPEGEISVSNRLRAFSYHDLKNAAKNFRSDSLLGEGGFGWVYKAWLDENSFAASRPGSGISVAIKKLKTGSCQGHREWLTEVNYLGQLHHQNLVKLIGYCVESDNRLLVYEFMSKGSLENHLFRRAVQPIPWATRIHIATGVARGISFLHNLDSSVIYRDLKASNILLDSDFNAKLSDFGYARAGPTGDRTHVSTRVVGTKGYAAPEYVATGRLTTKSDVYSFGVLLLELLSGRRALGDERAGGVDEETLVDWAKPLLGDKRVLRIMDTRMGGQYPKKEAQAVASLAYQCLDFDPKLRPSMLDVVSKLEQIPLAKNVSRTLQIKQEHNGKTRTRSSR; from the exons ATGGGAATATGCTATGGAAAATCTGCAAAATGTGCTCATGCTTCATCTAATCATTTCAAGG AAACCACAAGTTCCTTGACCGATAAACAACAACAATCTTCCTCTCCCAACAAGAAATCAGCTTCATTGAGTTTGAATAAAACAGTTGTGGCACCGGAAGGTGAAATATCCGTCTCCAACAGACTTAGAGCCTTCAGTTACCATGATCTTAAGAATGCTGCAAAAAACTTCCGCTCAGACAGTCTTCTTGGCGAGGGAGGGTTTGGTTGGGTCTATAAAGCATGGCTAGATGAGAACTCTTTTGCTGCAAGCAGACCTGGTTCTGGAATTTCAGTTGCAATCAAAAAGCTCAAAACAGGAAGTTGTCAAGGTCACAGAGAATGGCTT ACAGAAGTTAACTATTTAGGCCAGCTACACCACCAAAACCTTGTAAAACTTATAGGGTATTGTGTTGAATCTGACAACCGCTTGTTAGTTTACGAATTCATGTCCAAGGGAAGTCTGGAGAACCACTTATTTAGAA GAGCAGTGCAACCTATTCCTTGGGCTACGCGTATTCATATTGCAACCGGTGTTGCACGGGGAATTTCCTTCTTACACAATTTAGATTCCAGTGTAATATACAGGGACTTGAAAGCATCAAACATTCTACTTGATTCG GACTTCAATGCAAAGCTCTCGGATTTTGGCTATGCAAGGGCGGGTCCAACTGGAGATAGAACCCATGTTTCAACAAGAGTTGTGGGTACCAAGGGTTATGCTGCACCAGAATATGTTGCTACAG GACGTTTGACTACAAAGAGTGATGTATATAGTTTCGGAGTTTTGTTGTTAGAGTTGCTTTCTGGAAGGCGGGCATTAGGGGATGAGAGGGCTGGGGGTGTAGATGAAGAGACTTTGGTAGATTGGGCAAAGCCACTACTAGGAGACAAGCGGGTTTTGAGAATTATGGACACGCGAATGGGTGGTCAATACCCGAAGAAGGAAGCACAAGCTGTAGCTTCCCTTGCATATCAGTGTCTCGATTTTGATCCAAAACTAAGGCCGTCAATGCTAGATGTGGTAAGTAAACTGGAACAAATTCCTCTGGCAAAGAATGTTTCAAGAACTCTACAGATTAAGCAGGAACATAATGGCAAAACAAGAACTAGAAGCTCGAGATAG
- the LOC141679496 gene encoding uncharacterized protein LOC141679496, which yields MAIKAQALANFMVECTFSGPQDLTPEEQLFVDGSVAGKKCGVGLILSSPKGFEICQAIRFDFPLANNEAEYEALLAGMELARRLEAKHLRAFSDSMLVVKLFSGEYEQRDPRTKAYATKAYALSRLALAETQSLTGSIYLTEAKTPSIEKKECLEIRQGADWMTPLRNFLEKGILPPDRREALKIKYIASSYTIINGRMYRRSVIQPLLRCLNT from the exons ATGGCGATTAAGGCCCAAGCCCTAGCTAACTTCATGGTCGAATGCACGTTTTCGGGGCCGCAGGATCTCACCCCAGAGGAACAGCTCTTCGTAGATGGGTCAGTGGCCGGGAAAAAGTGTGGGGTCGGCTTAATACTTTCCAGCCCTAAAGGGTTTGAGATATGCCAGGCTATAAGATTCGACTTTCCTCTGGCGAACAATGAAGCAGAGTACGAAGCACTCCTCGCAGGAATGGAGTTGGCCCGAAGACTTGAGGCGAAGCACCTGAGAGCCTTCAGCGATTCTATGCTGGTAGTAAAGCTCTTCTCCGGAGAATATGAGCAAAGGGACCCACGGACGAAGGCTTACGCCACCAAG GCATACGCCCTTTCTAGGCTAGCTTTGGCTGAGACACAGAGCCTAACTGGTTCTATTTACCTCACTGAAGCAAAGACGCCTTCGATCGAGAAGAAAGAATGTCTGGAAATTCGCCAAGGAGCCGATTGGATGACCCCACTAAGAAACTTTCTGGAGAAAGGTATCCTACCTCCAGATCGAAGGGAGGCACTAAAGATAAAGTACATAGCATCGAGCTACACCATCATTAATGGAAGAATGTATCGTCGGTCGGTCATCCAGCCCCTCCTTAGATGCCTAAATACCTAA